The genomic interval CGAGATCCAGGCCAACGCCATCCTGGAGATGCAGCTGCGGCGCCTGGCGGCCCTGGAGCACCAGAAGATCACCGCCGAGCACGACGAGCTCCAGGCGAAGATCAACGAGTACAACGCGATCCTGGCCTCGCCCGAGCGGCAGCGCCTGATCATCAGCGAGGAACTGACGGCCATCGTCGAGAAGTTCGGCGACGACCGGCGCTCCAAGCTGATCCCCTTCGACGGTGACATGTCCATCGAGGACCTGATCGCCGAGGAGGACATCGTCGTCACCATCACCAACGGTGGCTACGTCAAGCGCACCAAGACCGAGGACTACCGTTCGCAGAAGCGCGGCGGCAAGGGCGTGCGCGGCACGAAGCTGAAGCAGGACGACATCGTCGACCACTTCTTCGTCTCCACCACGCACCACTGGCTCCTCTTCTTCACCAACAAGGGCCGGGTCTACCGGGCCAAGGCGTACGAGCTGCCGGACGCCGGCCGGGACGCCCGCGGCCAGCACGTGGCCAACCTGCTGGCCTTCCAGCCGGACGAGAAGATCGCCCAGATCCTCGCCATCCGGGACTACGAGGCGGCGCCGTACCTGGTGCTCGCCACCAAGTCCGGTCTGGTGAAGAAGACCTCCCTGAAGGACTACGACTCGCCGCGCTCCGGCGGTGTCATCGCGATCAACCTCCGGGAGACGGACAGCGGCGCGGAGGACGAGCTGATCGGCGCCGAGCTGGTGTCGGCCGAGGACGACCTGCTGCTGGTCAGCAAGAAGGCCCAGTCGATCCGGTTCACCGCAACGGATGAAGCTCTGCGCCCCATGGGCCGGGCGACCTCCGGCGTCAAGGGCATGAGCTTCCGCGAGGGCGACGAGCTGCTCTCGATGAACGTCGTCCGTGCCGGTACGTTCGTCTTCACCGCCACCGACGGTGGATACGCCAAGCGGACGAACGTCGACGAGTACCGCGTCCAGGGCCGCGGCGGCCTCGGTATCAAGGCGGCCAAGATCGTGGAGGATCGTGGCTCGCTGGTCGGCGCGCTGGTGGTCGAGGAGACGGATGAGATCCTCGCCATCACGCTCGGGGGCGGAGTGATCCGGACCCGGGTGAACGAGGTCAGGGAGACGGGCCGTGACACCATGGGCGTCCAGCTGATCAACTTGGGCAAGCGTGATGCCGTCGTGGGCATCGCACGCAATGCCGAGGCCGGTCGCGAGGCGGAAGAGGTCGACGAGTTGGTCGACGCAGCCGAGGGCGACGGGTCTCAGATGGCCGAGGGCGAGGCGCCCTCGGTCGAGGACACCGAGGAGTAAGTCGTGAGTCGAACCACGGGCACCGCGGCGAGCGGTGCTGGTGCCAAGCGGCGCAGCCCCGCCGGCCCTGTCGCCGACGATCCCGGTGCCCGTGGTTCAGGCGCTGACGGCGTCGACTCCCAAGGGGGGACCGTGACGGACACCCGAGACCCGAAGCCCTACCACCCGCCGCAGGCGTACGTGCCTCCGGCGGAGCGTTCCGCTTCGGGTTCCGGTTCCACAGACTCCGACCGCGCGGAGGCCGGCGAGCCGGCCGAGGCCGCCGGAGAGAAGACGGCGGGGAAGACCGCCGGGAAGGGGTCCGCGAAGGCAGCGGAGAAGGCTGCCGGGAAGGCCCCTGAGAAGACTTCCGGGAAGACCCCCGAGAAGGCGGCCGCGGCCACGGTGAAGGCCGCCGAGGCCGAGCCGGCGGGGAAGTCCGCCGCCAAGGCCGACGCCGCCGGTAAGGCGGGCAAGCCGGGGAAGGCCGATCCTCGCCGGCCCGCCCCGGTGGCCCAGTCCTCGGAGAAGCCCGCCAAGCTCGTCAAGGGCGCCGCGGCCTCCAGCGGCTCCCAGAGCGCCCCGGCGGCCGCCCAGCGGGCCGCGGAGCAGCCGCGGGTCCCCGGGCCCCGTCCGGAGCCGCGTACGGCCCAGGC from Streptomyces albireticuli carries:
- a CDS encoding DUF3566 domain-containing protein — its product is MPPAERSASGSGSTDSDRAEAGEPAEAAGEKTAGKTAGKGSAKAAEKAAGKAPEKTSGKTPEKAAAATVKAAEAEPAGKSAAKADAAGKAGKPGKADPRRPAPVAQSSEKPAKLVKGAAASSGSQSAPAAAQRAAEQPRVPGPRPEPRTAQAAPSAPRTRKARLRVAKVDPWSVMKVSFLLSIAVGVCTIVAAAVLWTVMDAMGVFQAVGGTVSDATTGSEGGGLDLESFLSLPNVLIFTSLIAVIDVVLATALATLGAFVYNLSAGFVGGVELTLAEDE